A single genomic interval of Aquisalimonas asiatica harbors:
- a CDS encoding TIGR00730 family Rossman fold protein, giving the protein MITPDKFAGRAPINDSLMTRESWKIFQVMAEFVEGFERLAQIKPSVSLFGSARTPPDHPWYALAEETAYQLSEAGFSVVSGGGPGIMEAANKGAYRGKAPSIGLNIQLPMEQGGNPYQDISLNFRHFFSRKVMFVKYASAYVVLPGGFGTLDELAEILTLVQTGKTRRIPIILVNEQFWRGLVQWFQDVLVAQGTINAEDMDLFHVVEEPKQVVDAIFDHYEERGFEPSAREREILLDL; this is encoded by the coding sequence ATGATCACACCCGACAAGTTCGCGGGGCGCGCCCCGATCAATGATTCCCTGATGACGCGGGAGTCCTGGAAGATCTTCCAGGTCATGGCGGAGTTCGTGGAGGGGTTCGAGCGCCTGGCGCAGATCAAGCCCTCCGTCAGCCTGTTCGGCTCCGCACGCACGCCGCCGGACCACCCCTGGTATGCGCTGGCGGAGGAGACCGCGTATCAGCTCTCGGAGGCGGGTTTCTCGGTGGTCAGCGGTGGCGGCCCGGGCATCATGGAGGCCGCCAACAAGGGCGCCTACCGCGGCAAGGCGCCCAGCATCGGCCTGAACATCCAGCTGCCCATGGAGCAGGGGGGCAATCCGTATCAGGACATCAGCCTGAACTTCCGCCACTTCTTCTCGCGCAAGGTGATGTTCGTGAAGTACGCCTCCGCCTACGTGGTGCTGCCCGGAGGGTTCGGCACCCTGGACGAGCTGGCGGAGATTCTCACCCTGGTGCAGACGGGCAAGACCCGGCGCATCCCCATCATCCTGGTCAATGAGCAGTTCTGGCGCGGGCTGGTGCAGTGGTTTCAGGACGTGCTGGTGGCCCAGGGCACCATCAACGCCGAGGACATGGATCTGTTTCACGTGGTGGAGGAGCCGAAGCAGGTGGTGGATGCCATCTTCGACCACTACGAGGAGCGCGGCTTCGAGCCCTCGGCGCGGGAGCGGGAGATTCTGCTGGATCTTTAG
- the uvrD gene encoding DNA helicase II: MDVSDILDPLNDAQREAVSAPLGHNLVLAGAGSGKTRVLVHRAAWLGRVENASPYSIMAVTFTNKAAAEMRGRIESLLGYSAAGMWTGTFHGLSHRLLRRHWREAKLPEAFQILDSEDQRRLVKRVMRLLEIDESRFPVRQVQGYINARKDDGQRPGDIGEGNDPHTDRMVRIYAAYQEACERTGQVDFAELLLRSFELLRDNPGIQGHYREQLRHVLVDEFQDTNGIQYSWLRMIAGEQADLFIVGDDDQSIYGWRGARVENIRQLSHDYPGTRVMRLEQNYRSTATILNAANTLIAHNSGRMGKNLWTDGADGDPVAVYAAFNELDEARYVVERIASLLDDGFSRREMAILYRSNAQSRVFEEALLARGLPYRVYGGLRFFERAEIKDALAYLRLIDNRDDDPSFERVVNTPTRGIGSKTVDTIRELGRRHGVSMWAAARGAIGDRSLPGRAATAVTKFLALIDALAEEAGDQPLAERIDVVIRGSGLRELFQKDGSDRGESRLENLDELVSAARHFEQEWEGDGDMAVLTAFLSHAALEAGEGQADAWEDCVQLMTLHSAKGLEYPVVFLTGLEEGLFPHRMSAEDPDRLEEERRLCYVGLTRARQHAVLTWAEKRRLHGKETFGAPSRFLSEMPEDCLQHVRTRMTVSRPQMAVRSGLDEHAGGDATAFSLGQRVHHPKFGDGIVLQYEGQGPSARVQVNFTDAGTKWLVAAYAKLESA; this comes from the coding sequence CGGGCGCATCGAAAGCCTGCTGGGCTACTCGGCCGCCGGCATGTGGACGGGCACCTTCCACGGCCTGTCCCACCGCCTGCTACGCCGCCACTGGCGTGAAGCGAAGCTCCCGGAAGCGTTCCAGATCCTGGACTCCGAAGACCAGCGCCGGTTGGTGAAGCGGGTCATGCGGTTGCTGGAGATCGACGAAAGCCGGTTCCCCGTGCGCCAGGTCCAGGGTTACATCAACGCCCGCAAGGATGACGGCCAGCGCCCCGGTGACATCGGCGAGGGCAACGATCCGCACACCGACCGCATGGTCCGGATTTACGCCGCCTACCAGGAGGCGTGCGAACGCACCGGCCAGGTGGACTTCGCCGAGCTGCTGCTGCGCAGCTTCGAGCTGCTGCGCGACAACCCGGGCATCCAGGGACATTACCGGGAGCAGCTGCGCCACGTGCTGGTGGACGAATTCCAGGACACCAACGGCATCCAGTACAGCTGGCTGCGCATGATCGCGGGCGAGCAGGCGGACCTGTTCATCGTGGGCGACGACGACCAGTCCATCTACGGCTGGCGCGGTGCCCGGGTGGAGAACATCCGCCAGCTGAGCCATGACTACCCCGGCACGCGGGTCATGCGCCTGGAGCAGAATTACCGCTCCACCGCGACCATTCTCAACGCCGCGAACACGCTCATCGCCCATAACAGCGGTCGCATGGGCAAGAACCTGTGGACCGATGGGGCCGATGGCGATCCGGTGGCTGTCTACGCGGCCTTCAACGAACTGGACGAGGCCCGCTACGTGGTGGAGCGCATCGCCTCGCTGCTGGACGACGGCTTCTCGCGGCGCGAGATGGCCATTCTCTACCGCTCCAATGCCCAGTCCCGCGTGTTCGAGGAAGCGCTGCTGGCGCGCGGCCTGCCCTACCGCGTCTACGGTGGTCTGCGCTTTTTCGAGCGCGCCGAGATCAAGGATGCGCTCGCCTACCTGCGGCTCATCGACAACCGCGACGACGACCCCTCCTTCGAACGGGTGGTGAACACGCCCACCCGGGGGATCGGCAGCAAGACCGTGGACACCATCCGCGAGCTGGGCCGTCGCCACGGCGTGAGCATGTGGGCGGCCGCCCGGGGCGCCATCGGTGATCGCAGCCTGCCCGGACGCGCGGCCACGGCGGTGACGAAGTTCCTGGCGCTGATCGACGCCCTGGCCGAGGAAGCCGGTGACCAGCCCCTGGCCGAGCGCATCGACGTGGTGATCCGCGGCTCCGGCCTGCGCGAGTTGTTCCAGAAGGACGGCAGCGACCGGGGCGAGTCGCGCCTGGAGAACCTGGACGAACTGGTCAGCGCCGCCCGGCATTTCGAGCAGGAGTGGGAAGGTGACGGCGACATGGCCGTGCTCACCGCCTTTCTCTCCCACGCGGCGCTGGAGGCCGGCGAGGGCCAGGCCGACGCCTGGGAAGACTGCGTGCAGCTCATGACCCTGCACTCCGCCAAGGGGCTGGAGTACCCGGTGGTCTTTCTCACGGGTCTGGAAGAGGGGCTGTTTCCGCACCGGATGTCCGCCGAGGATCCGGACCGGCTCGAGGAAGAGCGGCGGCTCTGCTACGTGGGGCTTACCCGCGCGCGCCAGCACGCCGTGCTCACCTGGGCCGAGAAACGGCGACTGCACGGCAAGGAGACCTTCGGTGCGCCTTCACGCTTTCTCAGCGAAATGCCCGAGGACTGCCTGCAGCACGTGCGCACGCGCATGACCGTCAGCCGGCCCCAGATGGCCGTGCGTTCCGGGCTGGACGAGCATGCCGGCGGTGACGCCACGGCGTTCAGCCTGGGGCAGCGGGTGCACCATCCGAAGTTCGGCGACGGTATCGTGCTGCAGTACGAAGGCCAGGGGCCCAGTGCCCGCGTGCAGGTGAACTTCACCGACGCCGGCACCAAGTGGCTGGTGGCGGCCTACGCCAAGCTGGAGAGTGCGTAG